From a single Arachis hypogaea cultivar Tifrunner chromosome 3, arahy.Tifrunner.gnm2.J5K5, whole genome shotgun sequence genomic region:
- the LOC140182750 gene encoding uncharacterized protein, giving the protein MYLMVARLIGITQHSRNQHEQRVQRWHRELDRLLWDEFTRMPYADPELQDICPLCLKEEAEWGTWMSVVPLVFFNIVEFYHPDRVKRQFNGEKLMSGDPVNVNKFLDYVGSGEDV; this is encoded by the exons ATGTACCTTATGGTTGCGAG GTTGATCGGCATAACACAACATAGCAGGAACCAGCATGAGCAGAGGGTCCAACGATGGCATCGGGAGTTGGATCGGTTACTTTGGGACGAG TTCACACGGATGCCGTACGCCGACCCTGAATTGCAAGATATATGCCCGCTATGTCTGAAGGAAGAGGCAGAGTGGGGGACATGGATGTCTGTTGTTCCCCTCGTTTTCTTCAATATAGTGGAATTCTACCATCCCGATCGTGTGAAGCGCCAGTTCAATGGCGAGAAGCTAATGTCTGGGGACCCGGTCAATGTCAACAAGTTCCTTGACTACGTAGGCAGTGGCGAAGACGTCTAG